The genomic DNA CAAAGGACTTCGATCACGTCATCATCAACACCTCCACGCCGTCGCTGAAGAACGATTGCAAGGTGGCCGAGGCCATCAAGCAGCAGCGGCCCGAAACGAAGGTCGGCTTCGTCGGCGCGCACGCGATGGTGCTGCCCACCGAAACACTCAAGGCGTCTTGGGCGATTGACTGGGTCGGCCGCAAGGAATTCGACTTCACGTGCAAAGAGGTCGCCGAAGGCCGCGCGCTCAAGGACATTGCTGGCCTGAGCTATCGCGACAGCGAAGGGAAGATCAAACACAACCCCGAGCGCGAGATGATTTCCGACATGGATTCGCTCCCGTGGGTGGCGGATGTTTACAAGCGCGACCTCGAGATCGAGAAGTATTTCATCGGCTACCTCCAGCATCCCTACGTCTCGATGTATACCGGCCGCGGCTGCCCGGCGCAGTGCACGTTCTGCCTCTGGCCGCAGACCATCGGCGGCCACAAATACCGGGTCCGTTCGGCGCAGAACGTCGCCGACGAGATGGCTTACATGAAGAAAATCTTCCCGCAGGTGCGTGAGTTCTTCTTCGACGACGACACGTTCACCGCGAACCTGCCGCGCGCGCGCGAAATCGCGAAGAAGCTCGGCCCGCTCGGCGTGGATTGGAGCTGCAACAGCCGTGCGAACCTTGATTACGACACGATCAAGAGCTTCAAGGATAATGGCCTTCGCCTGTTCCTCGTCGGCTACGAAAGTGGAAACGATGACACACTCAAACGCATCAAGAAGGGCGTCACGACCGACGAGATGCGCAAATTTACGAAGGACTGCCACAAGGCAGGCGTGGTGATCCACGGCACGTTCATCCTTGGTCTGCCCGTCGAGACGAAGGAAACCATCGAGCAGACGATTCGTTTCGCGCAGGAGCTGGACGTCTTCAGCCTGCAAGTCTCGCTCGCCGCGCCATATCCGGGCACGGAGCTTTACGAACAAGCCAAGCTCAACGGCTGGTTTGTGAAGAAGGACAAGACCGACCTCATCGAAGGCGACGGCTTGCAGCAGTCCACGCTCGAATATCCCGGCCTCAGCAAGGAGCAGATCTTCGAGGACGTGGAACGCTTCTATCGCAGTTACTACCTGCGTCCGAAGCCGATTCTGCGCATCATCAAGACCATGCTCGAGGACAAGGACGTCTGCGTGCGTCGCTTGCGCGAAGGCTACGAATTCTTCAAGAGCATGGCCCAGCGCCGGAGCGATCTGGCGGCGGCCCGAAGTGTGACAGGTTGAGGCACGTTGCAATCCGGTTCCCCAAACATTTCCCAACGACTGAGCGTCGTCGCGCTGACTGCGGCGACGCTCTTCGCCTTTTGGACGACGGCGCAGGCTGCGCCCGCTGCTTCAACCTCCCGTCTCACGCTGCCCAATCATCGCCGCTACGACCTGGCCGCGTCAGCCGACGTGCGGCGTCTGAAAGGCGATCTGGAGCGGATGATTCAGGACGAGGCCCGGTTCCTCGCCCAACGCAAAGCGCAGCGTCAGGCGTGGCGCGAACAGACGCCGTTGGCGGAAATGAGCCGGACGGAGCTGCGGCGCTATTTCGACGAGCCGCTCGCGGCACCCTCGAACAATGAACTGCGCGGCCTGCGGGAACTCCAATCCCTGCTGGACCGCTGGGAACACGCGCCGGATTTTGGCACCCGGACCAACGTGGCACGCTGGATGGTCGAGATCGCGCATTCGCTTGGGAACCTGCATCGCACGCCGATTCCAACCCGGGTCGAAGTGACGTTGATGCCGCTGCTGTTCGCGGAATATCTGCACCGGCCGATGGTCAAAGGCACCACCCGCGCCGCGGACGTGCCGCCCGCCGGGCCCAACGCCGACTTCAGCCGGGTTGATCCGCCCGATTCCAGTTTCTGGCAAAAGCCGGCGAACGTGGCGCAGGCCGATCTGTTCCATTGCTTCGGCCGCACCAACTGGCCGGCGTATCCGGATCTGCTCTGGGAATATGACGCGCCCAAGACCAGCTTTGGCTCCAATCCGGGATTCACCCTCAAGCACGGCGACCTGGAGTTGAAGGCCAAGTTTGGTGAATGGCATTCCGAGCCGTTTGCCACCCGGATTTTCAACGCCCTCGGCTACCATTCCGAACCGGCCGACTTCGCTCCATTCCTGCGGGTGAAATATGACCGCCGGCTGTTCCGCGAATTTCATCTGCGCCGGGAACTCGGCCTGCATTTCCGCCTGTTGGGCGTTGTTCCGCTGGGGCAAGTCTCGATTCAAAAGCGCCGCGATCCGTTTCAATGCATCACCGAAGCGGTGCTCAAGAACGGCCACCGTCTGAGCGGAACCGAATTCAAGCAGCGCCTGCTGCGCGACGCCGCGCGCGAGCATCCCGAGGACGATCCGGCGAACTTCGATCCGGCGTTTGAAGCGCAGATTGATTACCTGGTGACGCAGGGCGCCAACGTGCAGCTCAAGGATGACCGCTTCCACAACCTCGGTGCGTGGGATTTCGGCGGCCTGGGCCACGAAAATTTGCGCGAGCTGCGCGGCGCAGGGCTGCTCGCCGCGTGGCTCGGCTACACGGATGTGCGCTTCGACAACACACGGCTCAAGCTGGTGAGAACCGGCGACCACGTGACAGTGCAGCACTTTTTTTCCGACCTGGGCGGCGGCCTGGGCAAGGGCGCCGGCGTCTTCTCATGGCATTCCGACCAGCCAAATCTTTTCGCCTGGACATGCACCGCTCCGCCGCGGGAACAGGGCAAGGGACGCATGACGATTCCCTTTCGCATTGTCAATTACCGGCCGATCGATCCGGTGCCGGCCTTCGCCAACATGACGTGGGACGACGCGCGGTGGATGGCGCGTTGGATCGGACAACTGAGCGAAGCGCAGCTCGTCGCCGGACTCATCGGTTCTGGTTTCGACGCGGCTGAAGTGCGGCTGTTGACGGAAAAGCTCATCAGCCGCCGTGACCAAATGATCCAGGACTTGCGGCTGACCGGGGAAATCCCCCTGCTCCGGCCCGCCGGGCCGCAGCGGGATTTTGATTACCGCCCGCAAACCGGGGGGACCATGACCGCCGTGCTGCCCGATGGAACGCGGGTGGCCGCGCGGGTGACGGACCAATACATCGAACACGGTCGCATCGTCACGCCGGTCAAGCTGCCCTAGCGCTCAATCTGCGGTGGCCGGTGGTCGCACCGGGCGCAACAGCCACAACGCCACCAGCACCAGCGCCAGGGCGGGCAGCGTCATGGACCACGGGACGTAGGTCGCATCCTCCAGGCCGAAACGCGTCGTCAACGCGTGGGAGCGCGCCAACGTCACCGCCAGTCCGTTGTTCAATGCATGAATGATCATGCTGCAAAACAGCGAGCCTGTTTTCAGCACGATGTAGCCCAGGAGCAGGCCGAGGCAGAACGTCGGCAGCAGCCGGTAAATCGAAGCGTGCGCGACGGCAAACAAAAGTGAGGAAATCAGCAGCGCCGGCCACGGGCCCAGCCGCCGCAGGCCGGAGAGGATCAGGCCGCGGAACAGCAACTCCTCGCAACACGCCGGCGTTATCGCCATTACCAGCCACAACAGCCACAGCGGCGACTGGCTGTTCTCCAGCAGCACGATTTTCTCCAGCGCCTTGACGAGCGACTCGGGAGGCGGCAAGAGGCGCAACACCAGTCCGCCGACCGCCGCCCAGCCTGATACGCCAATCAAAATTGCAGCCAGCACGCCGCGCCATGGCGGCCGGCGCAAGGACAACGTCGCGCGCGGGGAAAACTTCATCAGCACCACGAGCGCCGCCACCGGCAGCAGGAAGAACGCGCCCTGGGTCGTCAGCACGGCGGTGATGACGCTGGCGTGCGCCAGCAGCAGGCTGCCGTAATAGGCGAGCACCATGGCGCCCGCGAACGTGGCCAGCGCCAGTGAGGGCGTCGGCGTGGCGCGGGATTGGTTTTCCGGGCGCAACAGGACGCCAATCGTTCCGCGGCCGCCCAGCAGAATCTGTTCACGCCCGAAGGTGCGGGCGGCGAACGCAATCGCCAGGGCGGCGTAAAGCAGGGAGGACAACACGGCGAGGAACAGCGTGTCGGCGCGGGCTTCGCCGAGGAAAAGCGCCTTCGTCAGCAGCGAAAGGTTCACCAGCGGCACAAAAGCGGTCCAGGCATTCAGACTGACGCCCGGCATCAGCACGGCGCCCATCGGCATCATGAGCAGCGTCAGGCTGGCGCCCAGGAAATTGCCTGCGTCCTTGGCGTCGCGGGCCAGCATCGCCACCGCGAGAAAGAACGAAGTGATGGTGAACGTGGCCGGCAGCAGCAGCGCAAACGCCAGCAGCACGGTGCCGGGCTGCAGGTTCAACAAGCTCAGCGAAGTGCCGGCGGCGGCGCGCGCAATGGTGGCCGCGATGCTCGCAGCGTTGGCCAGCGCGGCGAGCAGGCTGATGCACCAAACAGTCAGGAATTTGCCCGCCACGATTTCGAGATTTTGCACGGGCGCGCACAGCAAGGTCTGCATCGTCGCGCGATCCTTTTCACCCGCGGTCAGGTCGATGGACGCATACATGGCGCCCGTGGCGGAGAGAAGAATGATGACGAACGGCAGCAGCAAACCGATTTTTTCACCGGTCTGCCGTTTCAGCGGCGCGAGGTTCAAGGAGCGAATCTCCACGCCGGTGGCGAAACCTTCGCTCAAACCATGCGCCTGCACCCGTTCGCGCACCAAGTGACGGCGGTAGGCGCCCAAGGCGTCGCGCAGCCGGTCGCGGGCCGCTTCGGAGCCCGGGCGCACCGAATCGTAGCAGATGGCAACGCGCCCCAAACTTTCGTCGGTCACCGCGCGCTGGAAACCAGGCCAGGCAATCACAACGGCATCCAGCTTGCCGCCGAGCACGGCCGCCCGGGCGGTGTCCCACAGTTCCTTTTGCTGGCGACTGGCCGGCAGATTGGGGCCGAGCTGGGCCCGCTCCCGGCCGTCATCGTTGGTGCCATCTGGCGGCGGCAAATAACTTCCCGTGGCGAATCCCTCGCGAATGGCCGCGGTGGCGCCCGCCCAGTTGGTGACGCTGAGATGATTGGTGGCGTTCAGCCAGGCGATTAGTGCCGCCGGCGCTTCGCCCCAAACCCCCACCCGCGAAACACGCTCTTCCTGGGCCGCCTCCTGCGACGCTTGAATTTTGCTCAGGCCCAGAATCATCAGCGGATACAGCAGAATGGGCAGGCCGATGACGACGAACAGCGTCAGCCGGTCACGCAACGCCTCGGTGAGTTCCTTGCGGAAAATCGTCCAGATGATTTGCGGGCGCATGGTCACGAGGCGGCGGGAAGGGCGGGTGCTGCGCTGTTGCGCAGGCGAAACATGAACGCGTCGGTGAGGTTGGCGCAGCCGGTCCGGCCGAGGAGTTCCTCCAGCCGGCCGTGGTCGGTGATGCGGCCGGCGTTGAGGAACAGGATGCGATCACACAAACGCTCCGCTTCGCCCATGATGTGCGTGGAAAACAGCACCGCGCAGCCGGCGGCGCGTTTGCGGCGGATGGCCTCCACAATGAACTCGCCGCTCACGATGTCGAGCGCGGCTGTGGGCTCGTCGAGGATGAGCACGTCGGGTTCGTGCAGAAAGGCGCGCGCGATGTTGGCCCGTTGCTTTTGGCCGGAGGACAATGTGCGGCACGGGCGATCGGCAAAGCCGGCCATTTCGAGCTCTTCAATCTGCCGGTCGATGCGCGGCTCGAGTTCCGCCGCCGGGATCCCATAAAGCCGGCCAAAATAACGCAGCACTTCGCGCGGCGAGAGCCGCTGGTAAAGCTGGGTGTCGCCCGAGAGAAAGCCGATGCGCTGCTTGGCGGCCAGCGTCTGCTGGTGCAAATCCGTTCCATTGACCAGCACGCGCCCGCCACTCGGCGTCAGAATGCCGGCGAGCATCCGGAGCGTGGTGGTTTTCCCGGCCCCGTTCGGCCCCAGCAGGCCCACCACTTCCCCGGCGCCGACGCTGAAGCTGACGCCCGCAACGGCAGTGATTCCGTCAAAGTGCTTCACCAAATCTTGAGCCGTGAGAACGTCAGGTTCGAGCATGAGCTTGTGGCGTGGCCATTAAACCGTCCGGACGGCGGGCGTCACGCAAAACTTTCAGCCCGGCCGCCGGCGCGGACCGGGCGAACCTACACTTGATGGCGCGTTTGCGGAAGCGAGCGGGCCAAAAGAAAAAGCCCGCCGGAACGGGCTCGGGCGGGCATTCGCGTGCGGCCAACGGTTCAACCAATGGCGGCCGTGTATTCCTCGTCGGTTTTCAGGTCCAGCCCCATCAGCACGAAGTCGTGCGTCTGGCGGGTCATGTCGATGACGTAATCGGGCAGGCTGTAGAGCTTGCGGAAGCCGAGGGTTTCGAGCGAATGCAGCGCGATGGTGCGTTCGCCGTTCAACTCCGCCTCCAGTTTCCAGAGCCCCAAATAGCGGGCGGCCGTGACGATTTCCTCGAGCAACAGCCGCGAAACGTCCCGGCCGCGATAGTTGGGGTGGGTCAACAGCGTGATCCGGCCGATGTGCCGCCGCCAGCCGCCCTGGCGTTGGTGCAGATT from Verrucomicrobiia bacterium includes the following:
- the hpnJ gene encoding hopanoid biosynthesis associated radical SAM protein HpnJ, which translates into the protein MSKTLFLSPPSFDGFDGGAGARYQARREVTSYWYPTWLAQPAALVPNSRLLDCPPHNIGVEECLRIAKDFDHVIINTSTPSLKNDCKVAEAIKQQRPETKVGFVGAHAMVLPTETLKASWAIDWVGRKEFDFTCKEVAEGRALKDIAGLSYRDSEGKIKHNPEREMISDMDSLPWVADVYKRDLEIEKYFIGYLQHPYVSMYTGRGCPAQCTFCLWPQTIGGHKYRVRSAQNVADEMAYMKKIFPQVREFFFDDDTFTANLPRAREIAKKLGPLGVDWSCNSRANLDYDTIKSFKDNGLRLFLVGYESGNDDTLKRIKKGVTTDEMRKFTKDCHKAGVVIHGTFILGLPVETKETIEQTIRFAQELDVFSLQVSLAAPYPGTELYEQAKLNGWFVKKDKTDLIEGDGLQQSTLEYPGLSKEQIFEDVERFYRSYYLRPKPILRIIKTMLEDKDVCVRRLREGYEFFKSMAQRRSDLAAARSVTG
- a CDS encoding ABC transporter permease subunit/CPBP intramembrane protease, translated to MRPQIIWTIFRKELTEALRDRLTLFVVIGLPILLYPLMILGLSKIQASQEAAQEERVSRVGVWGEAPAALIAWLNATNHLSVTNWAGATAAIREGFATGSYLPPPDGTNDDGRERAQLGPNLPASRQQKELWDTARAAVLGGKLDAVVIAWPGFQRAVTDESLGRVAICYDSVRPGSEAARDRLRDALGAYRRHLVRERVQAHGLSEGFATGVEIRSLNLAPLKRQTGEKIGLLLPFVIILLSATGAMYASIDLTAGEKDRATMQTLLCAPVQNLEIVAGKFLTVWCISLLAALANAASIAATIARAAAGTSLSLLNLQPGTVLLAFALLLPATFTITSFFLAVAMLARDAKDAGNFLGASLTLLMMPMGAVLMPGVSLNAWTAFVPLVNLSLLTKALFLGEARADTLFLAVLSSLLYAALAIAFAARTFGREQILLGGRGTIGVLLRPENQSRATPTPSLALATFAGAMVLAYYGSLLLAHASVITAVLTTQGAFFLLPVAALVVLMKFSPRATLSLRRPPWRGVLAAILIGVSGWAAVGGLVLRLLPPPESLVKALEKIVLLENSQSPLWLLWLVMAITPACCEELLFRGLILSGLRRLGPWPALLISSLLFAVAHASIYRLLPTFCLGLLLGYIVLKTGSLFCSMIIHALNNGLAVTLARSHALTTRFGLEDATYVPWSMTLPALALVLVALWLLRPVRPPATAD
- the ccmA gene encoding heme ABC exporter ATP-binding protein CcmA, whose translation is MLEPDVLTAQDLVKHFDGITAVAGVSFSVGAGEVVGLLGPNGAGKTTTLRMLAGILTPSGGRVLVNGTDLHQQTLAAKQRIGFLSGDTQLYQRLSPREVLRYFGRLYGIPAAELEPRIDRQIEELEMAGFADRPCRTLSSGQKQRANIARAFLHEPDVLILDEPTAALDIVSGEFIVEAIRRKRAAGCAVLFSTHIMGEAERLCDRILFLNAGRITDHGRLEELLGRTGCANLTDAFMFRLRNSAAPALPAAS
- a CDS encoding GNAT family N-acetyltransferase; its protein translation is MSLDYALEKFPVKARLKDGTEVCIRPLSKRDANALQKFFYAVPEPERLFIERPVTDKKFFTDACTRLDFDQDLTLVMWHGPKMIGWVNLHQRQGGWRRHIGRITLLTHPNYRGRDVSRLLLEEIVTAARYLGLWKLEAELNGERTIALHSLETLGFRKLYSLPDYVIDMTRQTHDFVLMGLDLKTDEEYTAAIG